From Elusimicrobiota bacterium, one genomic window encodes:
- a CDS encoding site-specific DNA-methyltransferase: MIKNKLKGDVAVEPEKFDLRSHAVAENKQKELLRLFPEIQTEGGKIDFERLKLTLGESVDVGKERYGMNWPGKAECFKTLQAPSLGTLRPCREESVNFDTTENLIIEGDNLEVLKLLQKSYLGKIKMIYIDPPYNTGNDFIYPDNYTESLQTYLEYTGQVDAEGRKFGTNTDADGRFHSKWLNMMYPRLYLARNLLREDGVIFISIDDNEVDALKTVTKELFGEENFVAQVVVQTNPRGRTLDQYLAKTFEYVVVFAKSIDAESLYQVPKSEAALSEYDKTDTDGQYRELELRNRNPVFTRANRPNLWFPLYIDPKSGTVSLKRNVTHTAEALPRNSQGEDGCWTWGQKKVEENLTLLVGRQVASGAWRVFRKDYIPTDGATTKEKSLWLDKNLNHENGKEELGQIFGKTPFDFPKSSALVQKAATLATLQDGHDIVLDFFAGSGTAAHAVLNLNKQDGGNRKFILVQLPEPTERKDYPTIAEITKERVRRVIKKLNDEDAGKLDVANTAKQDRGFRVFKLAESNFKPWNADIPHDGKVLENELELYVNHICEGRTSEDILHEILLKSGFPLTTKVEILKLAGKAVHSVADGALFICLERKLTLELIRAMADKKPERIVCLDEGFAGNDQLKANAVQVFRTKGVTSFRTV; the protein is encoded by the coding sequence ATGATTAAGAATAAACTCAAAGGAGATGTTGCCGTGGAACCTGAAAAATTCGACCTTCGTTCTCATGCAGTTGCTGAAAATAAACAGAAGGAGCTGTTGCGGCTATTCCCAGAGATACAAACAGAGGGCGGCAAGATTGATTTTGAACGCCTGAAACTCACTTTAGGGGAATCGGTGGACGTGGGAAAGGAGCGTTACGGCATGAACTGGCCGGGCAAGGCTGAGTGCTTTAAGACTCTCCAGGCGCCGAGCCTCGGCACGCTACGACCTTGCCGCGAGGAAAGCGTCAATTTCGATACGACAGAAAACCTCATTATCGAAGGTGATAATCTTGAAGTGCTCAAGCTCCTTCAGAAGTCCTATCTGGGTAAAATCAAGATGATTTATATAGACCCTCCTTACAATACAGGTAACGATTTCATCTACCCCGACAACTACACCGAATCTCTACAGACCTACCTGGAGTACACCGGACAGGTAGACGCGGAGGGTAGAAAGTTCGGCACCAACACCGACGCTGACGGGCGCTTCCACTCGAAGTGGCTAAACATGATGTATCCGAGACTGTATCTAGCGAGGAATCTATTGCGGGAAGATGGGGTAATCTTTATCAGCATCGACGACAATGAGGTTGATGCGCTTAAAACTGTGACGAAAGAACTGTTTGGAGAGGAGAACTTTGTAGCACAAGTCGTCGTGCAGACGAATCCTCGCGGACGGACGCTCGATCAATACCTTGCCAAGACGTTTGAATATGTTGTTGTCTTTGCAAAGTCGATTGATGCCGAGTCGTTGTACCAGGTCCCGAAGAGCGAGGCGGCACTATCGGAATACGACAAAACAGACACGGACGGGCAGTACCGCGAGCTGGAGCTCCGTAACCGCAACCCTGTTTTCACGCGGGCGAATCGACCCAATCTCTGGTTCCCGCTGTATATTGATCCAAAGTCTGGCACGGTGTCGCTCAAGCGTAACGTCACGCATACTGCTGAAGCGTTACCCAGGAACTCGCAGGGCGAGGATGGCTGCTGGACATGGGGTCAGAAGAAAGTGGAAGAGAATCTAACTCTTCTTGTTGGTCGACAGGTAGCCAGCGGTGCCTGGCGAGTGTTCAGAAAAGACTACATTCCGACTGACGGGGCGACGACGAAAGAAAAGTCCTTGTGGCTTGACAAGAATCTGAACCACGAGAATGGGAAAGAAGAACTTGGACAGATCTTCGGAAAGACGCCCTTCGATTTCCCCAAGTCCAGCGCGCTTGTTCAGAAGGCTGCGACGTTGGCCACGTTGCAAGATGGGCACGATATTGTCCTCGACTTTTTTGCTGGTTCCGGCACAGCGGCCCACGCCGTCCTCAACCTCAACAAACAGGATGGCGGCAACCGCAAGTTCATCCTTGTGCAGCTTCCCGAGCCCACGGAACGTAAAGACTACCCTACAATAGCTGAGATTACTAAGGAACGTGTTCGTCGGGTCATCAAAAAGCTCAACGATGAGGATGCGGGTAAACTTGATGTGGCGAATACTGCCAAGCAAGACCGGGGGTTCCGCGTCTTCAAGCTTGCCGAATCAAATTTCAAGCCTTGGAATGCCGATATACCACATGATGGGAAGGTCTTGGAAAACGAGCTCGAATTGTATGTAAACCATATTTGCGAAGGTCGCACATCTGAAGATATCCTACATGAGATTCTGCTTAAAAGCGGCTTTCCGCTTACTACAAAGGTCGAAATACTGAAACTTGCAGGCAAGGCGGTGCACAGCGTGGCAGATGGTGCCCTCTTTATTTGTTTAGAGCGTAAACTCACCTTGGAATTGATTCGGGCAATGGCAGATAAAAAACCCGAACGAATCGTGTGCTTAGATGAAGGATTTGCGGGTAACGACCAGCTCAAAGCTAACGCCGTTCAGGTTTTTCGAACCAAGGGCGTGACGAGCTTTAGGACCGTGTAG
- a CDS encoding helix-turn-helix transcriptional regulator, with amino-acid sequence MGLTLVVKNNIDVPNLVKKIRGIKGLTQEEFARELGVTFATVNSWENDKRFPQPFLLKRLLELENECRKNPKTGSARNG; translated from the coding sequence ATAGGGCTAACCCTCGTGGTAAAAAATAATATCGACGTTCCTAATCTGGTTAAAAAAATTCGTGGGATCAAGGGTCTCACTCAGGAAGAGTTTGCCCGCGAGCTGGGCGTGACATTCGCCACTGTGAATTCCTGGGAGAACGATAAACGATTTCCTCAGCCCTTTTTACTCAAACGACTCCTTGAATTAGAAAACGAGTGCCGGAAGAATCCGAAAACTGGAAGTGCGCGCAATGGATAG
- a CDS encoding DEAD/DEAH box helicase → MTAYHAKYFAHELTRRCPSDSVEKLTSVLSDAQVDLNPHQIEAALFAFSNPFSRGAILADEVGLGKTIEAGLLLSQKWAERKRRLLVIVPANLRKQWSQELADKFYLPSIILENRNFNEIIRAGDLNPFKQDKVVLCSYHFARAKEPYLRQVRWDLVVIDEAHRLRNVYKASSKIATAIKQAVAPFPKVLLTATPLQNSLLELYGMVSIIDDYAFGDIKSFRTQFTRLGNDGDFMELKDRLKPLCKRTLRKQVLEYIKYTNRHALVQEFVPTPEEQRLYDLVSDYLQQPSLYALPASQRQLVTLILRKLLASSTYAITGTLEGLARKLDAAAAAAEQVNDIPEDLPENWEEVDALAEEWSEDDENQERPSERTKLTPEQLAEMRKETAKLREFHTLAKSIIKNSKGEVLLTALRRGLQAAGEVQKDSAGTKLQQKAVIFTESRRTQEYLFNILEQTEFTGKILLFNGSNNDSRSKEIYRQWLEKHAGTDRISGSPSADLRAALVEHFRDNAVILIATEAAAEGVNLQFCNLVVNYDLPWNPQRIEQRIGRCHRYGQKFDVVVVNFLNKNNAADQRVYQLLDEKFRLFNGVFGTSDEVLGAVESGVDFEKRIAAIYQKCRTKEQIQFEFDQLQRELDSEIVEGQRDAREKLLNNFDREVVEKVRIKSQDYLDRFQEQIWRLTRHLLAPYARFDEQEYSFMLERNPFPGETIHPGPYRMGKGVEDVNTYRVGHPLAQRLLEQAKALPVESGEVVFRLEDAGKKITVLEALAGKAGWLICDRLSVSAIETEDHLILAGITDDSAPLEGVQCRRLFDLPGEEKAAGSSPDSLLKTLKKAASGQAQVILEEASRKNGQWFEIEIDKLDRWAEDKRTILKTAIDELDEKIKETKKAARLAPNLPEKIERQRELRQLEGKRNEAWKTFDVASREIEQRKDELLDEVGRRLTQKTDQENLFVLRWRLA, encoded by the coding sequence ATGACCGCATACCATGCCAAATATTTTGCTCATGAGCTTACGCGGCGGTGCCCTTCAGATAGCGTAGAAAAATTGACATCTGTCCTTTCGGATGCGCAGGTGGATTTGAATCCACATCAAATTGAGGCCGCGCTGTTCGCATTTTCCAATCCTTTTTCTCGTGGAGCCATTTTGGCGGATGAGGTTGGACTGGGCAAAACCATTGAGGCCGGGCTGCTGCTTTCTCAAAAGTGGGCTGAACGTAAACGGCGGCTCTTGGTAATCGTACCGGCAAACCTACGCAAACAATGGAGCCAGGAGCTTGCTGACAAATTTTACCTACCTTCGATAATTCTAGAAAATCGAAACTTCAACGAAATTATTCGAGCCGGCGATCTTAATCCCTTCAAGCAGGACAAGGTTGTCCTTTGCTCATATCACTTTGCTCGCGCCAAAGAGCCTTATCTGCGACAGGTTAGGTGGGATTTGGTGGTTATTGATGAGGCGCACCGACTGCGAAATGTATACAAGGCATCCAGCAAGATCGCCACTGCCATTAAACAAGCCGTTGCCCCTTTCCCCAAGGTCCTCTTAACCGCGACGCCTCTTCAAAATTCCCTCTTAGAGCTCTATGGAATGGTGAGCATCATTGATGATTACGCGTTTGGAGATATCAAAAGTTTCCGTACTCAATTTACCCGCCTAGGAAATGACGGTGATTTTATGGAATTGAAGGACCGTCTCAAACCTTTATGTAAGCGCACGCTACGCAAGCAGGTCTTAGAATACATCAAATACACAAATCGTCACGCCTTAGTTCAGGAATTCGTGCCCACTCCCGAAGAACAACGACTTTATGACCTGGTTTCTGATTATCTGCAGCAGCCTTCACTTTATGCTTTGCCAGCCAGCCAGCGCCAGTTGGTAACGCTTATCTTACGCAAGCTGCTGGCTTCTTCTACCTATGCCATCACTGGAACTTTAGAAGGACTCGCGCGCAAATTAGACGCGGCCGCGGCCGCGGCAGAGCAGGTTAATGATATCCCAGAGGATCTTCCTGAAAACTGGGAAGAAGTGGACGCGCTTGCGGAGGAGTGGAGCGAGGATGATGAAAACCAAGAACGTCCAAGTGAGCGCACCAAGCTAACGCCCGAACAGCTGGCTGAGATGCGGAAGGAAACAGCCAAATTGCGAGAATTTCATACATTGGCGAAATCAATCATTAAGAATTCCAAGGGAGAGGTTCTTTTAACTGCGTTGCGGCGCGGGCTTCAAGCGGCAGGCGAAGTCCAGAAAGACAGCGCCGGAACCAAGCTTCAGCAGAAAGCGGTCATCTTTACCGAATCCCGCCGGACCCAAGAGTATTTATTCAACATCCTTGAACAAACTGAATTCACGGGTAAAATTCTTCTGTTTAACGGCAGCAATAACGATTCTCGTTCAAAGGAAATTTACCGGCAATGGCTCGAAAAACACGCAGGCACAGATCGCATTAGCGGCTCTCCCAGCGCCGATTTACGCGCGGCGCTTGTCGAACACTTTAGGGATAACGCCGTAATTCTTATAGCCACGGAGGCCGCCGCCGAAGGAGTCAATCTGCAGTTCTGCAATCTCGTTGTGAATTACGATTTGCCCTGGAACCCCCAGCGCATTGAACAGCGGATTGGCCGTTGTCACCGCTATGGACAGAAGTTTGATGTTGTGGTGGTAAACTTTTTGAATAAAAACAATGCGGCCGATCAGCGTGTGTACCAACTGCTGGACGAAAAGTTTCGCCTCTTTAACGGCGTATTCGGCACGAGCGATGAGGTGTTGGGGGCTGTGGAATCTGGCGTGGATTTTGAAAAACGTATTGCCGCGATTTACCAAAAATGCCGCACTAAAGAACAAATACAATTTGAATTCGATCAATTGCAACGGGAGCTTGATTCCGAAATTGTCGAAGGACAGCGGGATGCCCGTGAAAAACTCCTCAATAATTTTGACCGCGAAGTCGTGGAAAAGGTGCGGATCAAAAGCCAGGATTATTTAGACCGCTTCCAGGAGCAGATTTGGCGGCTTACCCGGCACCTGCTTGCGCCTTATGCCCGCTTTGATGAACAGGAATATAGCTTCATGCTGGAGCGCAATCCATTCCCAGGCGAGACTATACACCCCGGTCCCTACCGCATGGGCAAGGGCGTGGAAGATGTGAACACTTACCGCGTAGGCCACCCCTTGGCGCAGCGTTTATTGGAACAAGCGAAAGCGTTACCCGTGGAATCAGGCGAGGTTGTCTTCCGATTGGAGGATGCCGGGAAAAAAATTACGGTTCTCGAGGCGTTGGCTGGGAAAGCCGGGTGGCTTATATGTGACCGATTGAGCGTGAGCGCCATTGAAACCGAAGATCACCTTATTCTGGCTGGCATTACGGATGACAGCGCTCCATTGGAGGGTGTTCAGTGCCGACGGCTCTTTGATCTCCCCGGCGAAGAGAAGGCGGCCGGCTCATCTCCCGATTCACTGTTGAAAACTCTCAAAAAAGCGGCCTCTGGGCAAGCTCAAGTAATTTTGGAAGAAGCATCCAGAAAAAACGGCCAATGGTTCGAAATCGAAATAGACAAACTGGACCGTTGGGCTGAAGATAAGCGCACCATCCTTAAAACAGCCATTGATGAGCTGGATGAAAAAATTAAAGAAACTAAAAAGGCGGCCCGGCTTGCGCCCAATCTGCCGGAGAAAATTGAACGCCAGCGGGAGTTGCGTCAACTAGAAGGAAAGCGCAACGAAGCTTGGAAAACTTTTGACGTGGCTTCGCGTGAGATCGAGCAACGGAAAGATGAACTACTTGATGAAGTTGGCCGCCGCCTTACACAGAAAACAGATCAAGAAAATTTATTTGTCTTACGATGGAGGCTTGCATGA